One Equus asinus isolate D_3611 breed Donkey chromosome 26, EquAss-T2T_v2, whole genome shotgun sequence genomic window carries:
- the SPHK2 gene encoding sphingosine kinase 2 isoform X5, with product MISEAGLSFNLIQTERQNHARELVQGLRLSEWDGIVTVSGDGLLYEVLNGLLDRPDWEEAVKMPVGILPCGSGNALAGAVNQYGGFERALGIDLLLNCSLLLCRGGGHPLDLLSVTLASGSRCFSFLAVAWGFVSDVDIQSERFRALGSARFTLGTVLGLATLHTYRGRLSYLPATVEPASPTPAHGLPRAKSELTLAPAPAPPVAHSPLHRSVSDLPLPQPALMSPGSPEPPPLLSINGGDPELAGDWAAAGDSPLSPDPLLPSLPGSPKAALLSPITEGAPEMPASSGLLPPTPDAPAATSTGGPPDHLLPPLGTPLPPGWVTLEGDFVLMLAISPSHLGAELVAAPHARFDDGLVHLCWVRSGISRAALLRLFLAMERGNQFSLGCPQLGYAAAHAFRLEPLTPRGVLTVDGEQVEYGPLQAQVHPGLGTLLTGPPGRPGREP from the exons ATGATCTCTGAAGCTGGACTGTCCTTCAACCTCATCCAGACAG AACGGCAGAACCACGCCCGAGAACTGGTCCAGGGGCTGAGGCTGAGCGAGTGGGACGGCATCGTCACAGTCTCGGGAGACGGGCTGCTGTACGAG GTGCTGAATGGACTCCTAGATCGCCCTGACTGGGAAGAGGCTGTGAAGATGCCGGTGGGCATCCTGCCCTGTGGCTCGGGCAATGCCTTGGCCGGAGCTGTGAACCAGTATGGCGG GTTTGAGCGGGCCCTGGGCATCGACCTGCTGCTCAACTGCTCACTGCTGCTCTGCCGAGGTGGCGGCCACCCGCTGGACCTGCTCTCTGTGACGCTGGCCTCAGGCTCCCGCTGCTTCTCCTTCCTGGCTGTGGCCTGGGGCTTTGTGTCAGACGTGGACATCCAGAGCGAGCGCTTCCGGGCCTTGGGCAGTGCCCGCTTTAcgctgggcactgtgctgggcctggCCACGCTGCACACCTACCGCGGACGCCTCTCCTACCTTCCTGCCACTGTGGAACCTGCCTCACCCACCCCTGCCCATGGCCTGCCCCGTGCCAAGTCAGAGCTgaccctggccccagccccagccccgcctGTGGCCCACTCACCCCTGCATCGCTCAGTGTCtgacctgcccctgccccagcctgcccTGATGTCCCCTGGCTCACCTGagcccccacccctcctgtcCATCAATGGGGGGGACCCAGAGCTGGCCGGGGACTGGGCTGCAGCTGGGGATTCTCCACTGTCCCCAGACCCGCTGCTGCCCTCGCTCCCTGGATCCCCCAAGGCAGCTCTACTGTCACCCATCACTGAGGGGGCCCCAGAAATGCCAGCGTCCTCTGggctcctgcctcccacccctgATGCCCCAGCAGCCACCTCTACTGGGGGCCCACCCGACCAcctgctccctcctctgggcACCCCACTACCCCCAGGCTGGGTGACGCTGGAAGGGGACTTTGTGCTTATGTTGGCCATATCACCCAGCCACCTGGGGGCTGAGTTAGTGGCAGCTCCCCACGCGCGCTTTGATGACGGCCTGGTGCACCTGTGCTGGGTGCGCAGCGGCATCTCGCGGGCTGCGCTGCTGCGCCTTTTCCTGGCCATGGAGCGCGGTAACCAGTTCAGCCTGGGCTGTCCACAGCTGGGCTATGCCGCGGCCCATGCCTTCCGCCTGGAGCCGCTCACACCTCGCGGCGTGCTCACGGTGGACGGGGAGCAGGTGGAGTATGGGCCGCTGCAGGCGCAGGTGCACCCTGGCCTCGGTACGCTGCTCACCGGGCCTCCTGGCCGCCCGGGGCGGGAGCCCTGA